The following DNA comes from Pseudomonadota bacterium.
GGATCACATCATCGTCGCTCGCGAGGGCTACTTCAGCTTCGCCGACGCTGGGCTTTTGTAAGTAAGCTAAGACGCTGTTGTATTTGTAAGCAAGGCGCAGGGCTGTGATCCCGGTGGGATCCGCGGCGGATCGGCGAACACAGCCATTGACAAACACCGGGGGGGTACTCTTCCGTCGAAAGTGGCTCTCGCACTCGAAGTCGATCACGCGCTGCGCGGAGTCATGGCTTCGTCCGCTGGCGTTCGGCGCAACCATGGGATAGGGGGCTGGACGCTCGATGGACTGGTTCAAGCGACACTATCTATCAATCGACCCGCGCACTTTGGGTCTCGCCCGGATTCTGATCGGCTTGCTGCTGCTGGCAGACCTCAGCCTGCGCCTCGCTTCGGTTGAGCTTTGGTACAGCAACACGGGACTGCTCCCCAATCACACCTCCATGTGGCAGCCATCGCGCTTCCGGAGCTTCTCCGTCTTCTGGATGTGCTCGCACTGGGAAGAGGCCGCTGCGCTCATGCTGTTGATCGCGCTTGCTTACTTGGGACTGCTGGTCGGCTATCGCACGCGCCTGTGCCAGATCCTGAGCTTGCTGGGCGTCGTGAGCCTGCAAAGCCGCACGGACATGTTGTCGAGCGGCGGTGACTTCGTGCTGGCTATTCTGCTTTGGTGGACTGCTTTTCTGCCCCTTGGACGACGCCTCTCGCTGGACGCGGTGCTCTCAGATCTGCGGCGCCACCAGGACTATGACGACGATGACCTAGCCCGCGCCCGCCAGCGCGCGTGTAACGTCAGCCCTGTGGTCTCATTGGCCGTTTTTGCCGCTTTGATGCAGCTCGCGTTGATCTATTTCTTTAACGCCGTGTCCAAGGATGGCTCGACCTGGAAGGACGGCACGGCGGCCCACTACTTCCTGCAACGGGAGCTCATCATTACGTCCTTTGGGCTGTGGCTGCGCCAGCACGCTTCCTTGGAGCTCTCCTACCTCCTGACTTACGGCACGCTACTGATTGAGGGGCTGCTGCCACTGCTCATCCTGAGCCCCGTGGGGCGGCCGTGGACCCATCGCACAGCCATCATCTTGATCTGTGTCCTACATGTTGCGATCGCACTGATGTCCAACATCGGGATCTTCTCCTACGTGATGATCGTCTTCTCCGCGCTCCTGGTCACGAGGGAAGATTGGGAGACGCTTCGGCGCTGGGGTAGTCGGGCACGCCGCGTGCTCGTGCTCTACAACGGGGACTCCGGGCTGTGTCTTGAGATCGCCCGCTGGCTCAGCCGTTTGGACCTGTTGGGCCGCCTTGAGTTGCGCAATGCAGCCAGGCTGGCCGAGCTTCCGCCGGGTGTAGACCGCACACTGGTCGACCGCACGCTGGTCGCAGTCAGCTCTGAGCCCAACTCGACGCCCACGACGGGCATCCAAGCCGTGGCCCTGACAGTCGCGTGCCTACCTGGAGGATACCCGTGTGGATTGCTGTTGCTGACGCCGGGCCTGCGCCACCTGGGCGATGCAGCCTGCTCGGCCTTGGCTCGACGCAGGATCCGTTGGTCCACCCTGTTGGGTTTGCCACCAGGTGGAGCAGAAGGTAGACCGACCGACGATCACGAGAGTCCGGAGGTCGCGCCAGCGCCCTTGGTGCTACGGCTGCGCGGCTACGGAAGGACAGCCTCCGAGGGCCTCGTCGTCTTCTTGGTCGCCGTCAGCAGCATGCAGCTATGCCTTGAAACGCGTGTGATCCCCGATTTCCTCAAGCCGGACCCCATGCCCGGCTGGACCAAAGCCGTCGTCG
Coding sequences within:
- a CDS encoding HTTM domain-containing protein, whose translation is MDWFKRHYLSIDPRTLGLARILIGLLLLADLSLRLASVELWYSNTGLLPNHTSMWQPSRFRSFSVFWMCSHWEEAAALMLLIALAYLGLLVGYRTRLCQILSLLGVVSLQSRTDMLSSGGDFVLAILLWWTAFLPLGRRLSLDAVLSDLRRHQDYDDDDLARARQRACNVSPVVSLAVFAALMQLALIYFFNAVSKDGSTWKDGTAAHYFLQRELIITSFGLWLRQHASLELSYLLTYGTLLIEGLLPLLILSPVGRPWTHRTAIILICVLHVAIALMSNIGIFSYVMIVFSALLVTREDWETLRRWGSRARRVLVLYNGDSGLCLEIARWLSRLDLLGRLELRNAARLAELPPGVDRTLVDRTLVAVSSEPNSTPTTGIQAVALTVACLPGGYPCGLLLLTPGLRHLGDAACSALARRRIRWSTLLGLPPGGAEGRPTDDHESPEVAPAPLVLRLRGYGRTASEGLVVFLVAVSSMQLCLETRVIPDFLKPDPMPGWTKAVVGYTRLHQGWQMFSPDPPQTELLIVVDAVTTTGRHVDPLAEMGGYRSAPEAPEIPVRPGLDSLWTAYHARLPENWPHFRPLKEWIERYHERTGVAEDRIVSWRAHLLEHDLPRPGEKERRRRRHQILDGSADL